In Streptomyces nojiriensis, one genomic interval encodes:
- a CDS encoding PLP-dependent aminotransferase family protein has translation MAIGRVVQTADRTIGSRQLAALLPADVLARPGYRALADAVRTLILDGRIALHVRLPAERELAEAVGASRATITGAYDLLRESGYVRSRRGAGTWTELPDGHRPVGAHALLGAGGYSADGDPGVDLAIAAMGAPEGELADALARAARRLPELARNPGYHPFGLPDLRSAVADRFTRRGLPTRPEQILVTAGSQQAFSLVVSLLCRPGDRVVTENPTYANALDALRHARLRTGSIAVSDAGWDMEIAESTLRQTVPRLAYVIPDFHNPTGALMPPEQRLRLLAATRATGTWLVVDETIADIALDVPAPAPLASLAPRGGADHVITIGSLSKTHWGGLRVGWVRATAKMITELTAVRVSADMTGSVLDQLVALPLLAGIDAALPARLTQLRIRREALVQSLQRHTPEWSWQVPPGGLSLWVDLGEPVSSALAERAAAAGVHIGRGARFGVDPGTFEHRLRIPYTLPADRLDEGIRRLAGAFHDGVPLPPAVDRPHWVA, from the coding sequence ATGGCAATCGGGCGAGTGGTCCAGACAGCGGACAGAACCATCGGCAGCCGTCAGCTCGCGGCCCTGCTGCCCGCCGACGTCCTGGCCCGCCCCGGCTACCGGGCGCTCGCCGACGCAGTCCGCACGCTGATCCTCGACGGACGCATCGCCCTGCACGTCCGGCTGCCCGCCGAACGCGAACTCGCCGAGGCGGTCGGCGCCAGCCGGGCCACCATCACCGGCGCCTACGACCTGCTGCGCGAGAGCGGCTACGTCCGCAGCCGGCGCGGCGCCGGCACCTGGACCGAGCTCCCCGACGGCCACCGCCCCGTCGGGGCCCACGCCCTCCTCGGCGCCGGCGGCTACAGCGCCGACGGCGATCCCGGTGTCGACCTCGCCATCGCCGCCATGGGCGCCCCGGAGGGCGAGCTCGCCGACGCCCTCGCCCGGGCCGCGCGCCGGCTGCCCGAGCTCGCCCGGAACCCCGGCTACCACCCCTTCGGCCTGCCCGACCTCCGCAGCGCCGTCGCCGACCGGTTCACCCGCCGCGGGCTCCCCACGCGCCCCGAGCAGATCCTGGTGACGGCCGGGTCCCAGCAGGCCTTCTCCCTGGTCGTCAGCCTGCTCTGCCGGCCCGGGGACCGGGTCGTGACCGAGAATCCCACCTACGCCAACGCCCTCGACGCCCTGCGCCACGCACGGCTGCGCACCGGATCCATCGCCGTCTCCGACGCGGGCTGGGACATGGAGATAGCCGAGTCCACCCTGCGCCAGACCGTGCCCAGGCTGGCGTACGTGATCCCCGACTTCCACAACCCGACGGGGGCCCTGATGCCACCGGAGCAGCGGCTGCGGCTGCTCGCGGCGACCCGTGCCACCGGGACCTGGCTGGTCGTCGACGAGACGATCGCCGACATCGCGCTGGACGTGCCCGCGCCCGCACCGCTGGCCTCCCTCGCCCCGCGCGGGGGCGCGGACCACGTGATCACCATCGGCTCGCTGAGCAAGACGCACTGGGGCGGGCTGCGGGTGGGGTGGGTCCGGGCCACCGCGAAGATGATCACCGAGCTGACGGCTGTCCGGGTCTCCGCCGACATGACCGGCTCGGTGCTCGACCAGCTCGTCGCGCTCCCGCTGCTGGCCGGCATCGACGCCGCGCTGCCGGCCCGGCTGACGCAGCTGCGGATCCGGCGCGAGGCCCTGGTGCAGTCGCTCCAGCGGCACACCCCGGAATGGTCCTGGCAGGTCCCGCCGGGCGGCCTCTCGCTCTGGGTCGACCTGGGCGAACCGGTCAGCTCGGCCCTGGCCGAGCGGGCCGCCGCGGCCGGGGTGCACATCGGCCGCGGTGCCCGCTTCGGCGTCGACCCGGGCACCTTCGAACACCGGCTCCGGATCCCGTACACCCTCCCCGCCGACCGGCTCGACGAGGGCATCCGCCGCCTCGCGGGCGCCTTCCACGACGGGGTGCCGCTGCCACCGGCGGTGGACCGCCCGCACTGGGTAGCGTAA
- a CDS encoding GDSL-type esterase/lipase family protein encodes MPPAGGTPTSQPRDAVVADFGVAERRSSAVIGFRNVSKDRDRSRVRRLAGAAMAVPLAAGALLAGGAGTSAASPGTGPTAVVSMGDSYISGEAGRWKGNSLTNSGSRNGTDRGWISGSTYDPAKVYGTTAGGCHRSDSAEVRSAGAIADVAVNLACSGAVSDNVFRASNGGVAYKGEAPQADQLAAVAASHDVKVIALSIGGNDLGFADIITDCALDFVLWNSYCYDDQQSGVDQKIDAVMGKVGKSVDEIRAVMRAAGYADSSYRIVLQSYPSPIPRGAENRYTQSDWSRLNTGGCPFWNRDSDWARDSLVPQIANRIKGVAAAKGVQFLDLRDMMQGREVCAKASKQVSSTMPASAKTSEWARWIDNNETQGLIQESMHPNYFGQLAAGRCLALVVAQPASSGFSCKNTAGGDQTGMFLTPAS; translated from the coding sequence ATGCCACCGGCCGGCGGTACCCCCACTTCCCAGCCACGCGACGCAGTCGTCGCCGACTTCGGCGTGGCCGAACGCAGGAGTTCCGCAGTGATCGGATTCCGCAACGTCAGCAAGGACCGGGACCGCAGTCGGGTGCGACGGCTGGCCGGGGCCGCAATGGCCGTGCCGCTCGCCGCCGGCGCACTGCTGGCCGGCGGGGCGGGCACCTCCGCCGCCAGCCCGGGAACCGGACCCACCGCCGTGGTGTCCATGGGCGACAGCTACATCTCCGGCGAGGCCGGGCGCTGGAAGGGCAACAGCCTGACCAACAGCGGCAGCCGGAACGGGACCGACCGGGGCTGGATCAGCGGCAGCACCTACGACCCCGCCAAGGTCTACGGGACCACCGCCGGCGGCTGCCACCGCTCCGACTCCGCCGAGGTGCGCAGCGCCGGGGCGATCGCCGACGTCGCCGTGAACCTCGCCTGTTCCGGGGCGGTCTCGGACAACGTGTTCCGCGCCTCCAACGGCGGCGTCGCCTACAAGGGCGAGGCCCCGCAGGCCGATCAGCTCGCCGCGGTGGCCGCGAGCCACGACGTCAAGGTCATCGCCCTGTCCATCGGCGGCAACGACCTCGGCTTCGCCGACATCATCACCGACTGCGCGCTCGACTTCGTCCTCTGGAACTCGTACTGCTACGACGACCAGCAGTCCGGCGTCGACCAGAAGATCGATGCGGTCATGGGCAAGGTCGGCAAGTCCGTGGACGAGATCCGGGCCGTGATGCGCGCGGCCGGGTACGCGGACTCCTCGTACCGGATCGTGCTGCAGTCCTACCCGTCGCCGATCCCGCGCGGTGCGGAGAACCGGTACACGCAGAGCGACTGGAGCCGGCTCAACACCGGCGGCTGCCCCTTCTGGAACCGGGACTCGGACTGGGCGCGGGACTCGCTCGTGCCGCAGATAGCGAACCGGATCAAGGGCGTCGCGGCGGCCAAGGGCGTGCAGTTCCTGGACCTGCGGGACATGATGCAGGGCCGTGAGGTGTGTGCGAAGGCGAGCAAGCAGGTGAGCTCCACGATGCCGGCCTCGGCGAAGACGAGCGAGTGGGCGCGCTGGATCGACAACAACGAGACGCAGGGGCTGATCCAGGAGTCCATGCACCCGAACTACTTCGGCCAGCTCGCCGCGGGGCGCTGCCTGGCCCTGGTCGTCGCCCAGCCCGCGAGCTCCGGCTTCAGCTGCAAGAACACCGCGGGCGGGGACCAGACGGGCATGTTCCTGACCCCTGCCTCCTGA
- a CDS encoding nucleobase:cation symporter-2 family protein, with protein sequence MAQAPRFRKDADAVAVPEEKHPVDETLPPLKMFTSGLQHVAAMYAGVVAPPMIVGPAVGLSATETAFLMGASLFTAGLATLLQTLGFWKIGAKLPFVNGVSFAGVTPMIAIGKGEGENAVPVIFGAIIVAGVIGFFAAPYFGKLVRFFPPVVTGTVITLIGVSLLPVAFNWSQGGNRTATDYGSMQNIGMAAATLVIVLLMRKFLRGFLQQISILLGLVAGTLIALPLGMTSFDAVKNASVVGFPTPFHFGAPQFQVAAIISMCIVMLVCMTESTADILALGKIVGRPADARTIEGGLRADTLGSAISPLFNGFMCSAFAQNIGLVAMTKVRSRFVVAAGGGILILLGLCPMAASVIGVVPLPVLGGAGIVLFGSVAASGIQTLAGAAMEKGENALIVAASVGIGLIPIAAPEFYHAFPKDLLVVLDSGISTGCVVAILLNLAFNHLGARKGAASGAAADPVPVH encoded by the coding sequence GTGGCCCAGGCGCCCAGGTTTCGCAAAGATGCAGATGCAGTCGCAGTACCGGAGGAGAAGCATCCGGTCGATGAGACCCTGCCTCCGCTGAAAATGTTCACGAGCGGTCTCCAGCACGTGGCCGCCATGTACGCGGGTGTCGTGGCCCCGCCCATGATCGTCGGTCCGGCCGTCGGGCTCTCCGCCACCGAGACCGCCTTCCTGATGGGCGCCTCGCTCTTCACCGCAGGCCTCGCCACCCTCCTCCAGACCCTCGGGTTCTGGAAGATCGGCGCCAAACTCCCCTTCGTCAACGGCGTCTCCTTCGCCGGTGTGACCCCGATGATCGCGATCGGCAAGGGGGAAGGGGAGAACGCCGTCCCCGTCATCTTCGGCGCGATCATCGTCGCCGGAGTCATCGGCTTCTTCGCCGCCCCCTACTTCGGCAAACTCGTCCGCTTCTTCCCACCGGTCGTGACGGGTACGGTCATCACCCTCATCGGCGTCTCGCTCCTGCCCGTCGCCTTCAACTGGTCACAGGGCGGCAACCGCACCGCCACCGACTACGGCTCCATGCAGAACATCGGCATGGCCGCCGCCACCCTGGTGATCGTCCTGCTGATGCGCAAGTTCCTGCGCGGCTTCCTCCAGCAGATATCCATCCTCCTCGGCCTGGTCGCCGGCACGCTCATCGCCCTCCCGCTCGGCATGACCAGCTTCGACGCCGTCAAGAACGCGTCGGTGGTCGGCTTCCCGACCCCCTTCCACTTCGGCGCCCCGCAGTTCCAGGTCGCGGCGATCATCTCGATGTGCATCGTCATGCTGGTCTGCATGACCGAGTCCACCGCCGACATCCTGGCCCTGGGCAAGATCGTCGGCCGTCCGGCGGACGCGAGGACCATCGAGGGCGGCCTGCGCGCCGACACCCTCGGCAGCGCGATCAGCCCGCTCTTCAACGGGTTCATGTGCAGCGCCTTCGCCCAGAACATCGGACTGGTCGCCATGACCAAGGTCCGCAGCCGCTTCGTCGTCGCCGCGGGCGGCGGGATCCTCATCCTGCTCGGCCTGTGCCCGATGGCCGCCTCCGTCATCGGAGTGGTCCCGCTGCCGGTCCTCGGCGGCGCCGGCATCGTCCTCTTCGGCTCGGTCGCGGCCAGCGGCATCCAGACCCTGGCCGGGGCGGCCATGGAGAAGGGCGAGAACGCCCTGATCGTCGCCGCTTCCGTGGGCATCGGCCTGATCCCCATCGCTGCGCCGGAGTTCTACCACGCCTTCCCGAAGGATCTGCTGGTCGTCCTCGACTCCGGCATCAGCACCGGGTGCGTGGTGGCCATCCTGTTGAACCTGGCCTTCAACCACCTCGGTGCCAGGAAGGGCGCGGCCTCGGGGGCCGCGGCCGACCCGGTACCGGTGCACTGA
- a CDS encoding VOC family protein, with protein MFENSRAFSGFAVDDLERAKEFYGTTLGLGVSEDEEMGLLRLDLAGGTTIMVYPKEDHRPANCTILNFPVDDVERAVDELTARGVAFDRYEGFEADAKGIVHGEDGMPTIAWFKDPAGNILSVLTAPDR; from the coding sequence ATGTTCGAAAACAGCAGGGCATTCAGCGGATTCGCGGTCGACGACCTGGAACGGGCCAAGGAGTTCTACGGTACGACCCTCGGCCTGGGCGTCTCCGAGGACGAGGAGATGGGCCTGCTCCGCCTCGACCTCGCGGGCGGCACCACGATCATGGTCTACCCGAAGGAGGACCACCGGCCCGCGAACTGCACGATCCTGAACTTCCCCGTGGACGACGTCGAACGGGCCGTGGACGAGCTCACGGCGCGCGGCGTCGCCTTCGATCGCTACGAGGGCTTCGAGGCGGACGCCAAGGGCATCGTGCACGGCGAGGACGGCATGCCCACCATCGCCTGGTTCAAGGACCCGGCGGGCAACATCCTGTCGGTGCTCACGGCCCCCGACCGGTGA
- a CDS encoding MTH938/NDUFAF3 family protein, producing MAARGARPSLYISVDIEADGPIPGPYSMISFGASVAGRQNGASYTAADPEQLTFYRELRPISEEFVPEALAVSGLDRDLLVREGADPAVAMAEFRSWVREVSAGAQPVMCGYPASFDWTFLYWYLIRFGGDSPFGHSGCLDMKTLYATKARVPLRAAVKGRMPRELLSRRRHTHHALDDAIEQAELMSNLMLWSPPPVPAPAAGGRSPRITHLSWGRIEAEGLAPGKDFRLYPGGGRPWDWSEHGTRHDPGIQPQEVREFLELGVTAVVLTQGMERRLGVVPQTLEVLRAAGVEVHVAETAEAVEIYNRLAATERVAGLFHSTC from the coding sequence ATGGCAGCACGTGGCGCACGTCCCAGTCTCTACATCTCCGTCGACATCGAGGCCGACGGGCCCATTCCCGGACCGTATTCGATGATCAGCTTCGGGGCCTCGGTCGCGGGCCGCCAGAACGGCGCCTCGTATACGGCCGCCGATCCGGAACAGCTCACCTTCTACCGGGAGTTGCGGCCGATCAGCGAGGAGTTCGTGCCCGAGGCGCTGGCTGTGAGCGGGCTGGACCGCGACCTCCTGGTGCGGGAGGGCGCCGATCCGGCGGTGGCCATGGCCGAGTTCCGCTCCTGGGTACGGGAGGTGTCCGCGGGGGCGCAGCCGGTGATGTGCGGCTACCCGGCCTCCTTCGACTGGACCTTCCTGTACTGGTACCTGATCCGGTTCGGCGGGGACAGCCCCTTCGGCCACTCCGGCTGTCTGGACATGAAGACCCTCTACGCCACGAAGGCCCGGGTGCCGCTGCGGGCGGCGGTCAAGGGCCGGATGCCGCGCGAACTGCTGTCGCGGCGCCGCCACACCCACCACGCCCTGGACGACGCGATCGAACAGGCCGAGCTGATGAGCAACTTGATGCTGTGGAGCCCTCCCCCGGTGCCCGCCCCGGCCGCCGGCGGCCGGTCCCCGCGCATCACCCACCTCTCGTGGGGTCGCATCGAGGCCGAAGGGCTCGCTCCCGGCAAGGACTTCAGGCTCTACCCGGGCGGTGGCCGCCCCTGGGACTGGTCCGAGCACGGTACGCGGCACGATCCCGGCATCCAGCCGCAGGAGGTACGCGAGTTCCTCGAACTCGGGGTGACGGCGGTCGTGCTCACCCAGGGCATGGAAAGGCGCCTCGGGGTCGTACCGCAGACGCTGGAGGTGCTCCGGGCGGCCGGGGTCGAGGTGCACGTGGCGGAGACGGCCGAGGCCGTGGAGATCTACAACCGGCTGGCCGCCACCGAGCGGGTCGCCGGCCTCTTCCACTCGACCTGCTGA
- the aceB gene encoding malate synthase A: MSAPAPSPLAIVDAEPLPRQDEVLTEAALAFVAELHRRFAPRRAELLARRAERRAEIARTSTLDFLPDTAQVREGDWKVAPAPAALNDRRVEITGPTDRKMTINALNSGAKVWLADFEDASAPTWENVVLGQLNLIDAYERRIDFTDPRTGKAYALKPADQLATVVMRPRGWHLEERHLRIEGGPASGSLVDFGLYFFHNAKRLIDLGKGPYFYLPKTESHLEARLWNEIFVFAQDYVGIPQGTVRATVLIETITAAYEMEEILYELRDHAAGLNAGRWDYLFSIVKNFRDGGEKFVLPDRNAVTMTAPFMRAYTELLVRTCHKRGAHAIGGMAAFIPSRKDAEVNKVAFEKVKADKDREAGDGFDGSWVAHPDLVPIAMASFDAVLGEKPNQKDRLREDVSVAPGELIAIDSLDARPTYEGLRNAVQVGIRYIEAWLRGLGAVGIFGLMEDAATAEISRSQIWQWINAGVVFENGETATAELTRRIAAEELAAIRAEVGEEAFAAGKWKQAHDLLLQVSLDADYADFLTLPAYDQLVG; the protein is encoded by the coding sequence ATGTCCGCACCAGCGCCGTCCCCGCTGGCCATCGTCGACGCCGAGCCCCTGCCCCGGCAGGACGAAGTCCTCACCGAAGCGGCCCTCGCCTTCGTGGCCGAGCTCCACCGGCGGTTCGCCCCCCGCCGCGCCGAGCTCCTCGCCCGCCGGGCCGAGCGCCGTGCCGAGATCGCCCGGACCTCCACCCTCGACTTCCTCCCGGACACCGCACAGGTCCGCGAGGGCGACTGGAAGGTGGCGCCGGCCCCGGCCGCGCTGAACGACCGTCGCGTGGAGATCACCGGTCCGACGGACCGCAAGATGACCATCAACGCCCTGAACTCGGGCGCCAAGGTCTGGCTCGCCGACTTCGAGGACGCCTCCGCTCCCACCTGGGAGAACGTCGTCCTCGGCCAGCTCAACCTCATCGACGCCTACGAGCGCCGCATCGACTTCACCGACCCGCGCACGGGCAAGGCGTACGCGCTGAAGCCCGCCGACCAGCTCGCCACCGTCGTCATGCGGCCGCGCGGCTGGCACCTGGAGGAGCGTCACCTGCGGATCGAGGGCGGCCCGGCGTCCGGCTCGCTCGTGGACTTCGGCCTGTACTTCTTCCACAACGCCAAGCGCCTGATCGACCTCGGCAAGGGCCCGTACTTCTACCTGCCGAAGACGGAGTCCCACCTGGAGGCCCGCCTCTGGAACGAGATCTTCGTCTTCGCGCAGGACTACGTCGGCATCCCCCAGGGCACCGTCCGCGCGACCGTCCTCATCGAGACGATCACCGCCGCGTACGAGATGGAGGAGATCCTCTACGAGCTGCGCGACCACGCGGCCGGCCTGAACGCGGGCCGCTGGGACTACCTCTTCTCCATCGTGAAGAACTTCCGTGACGGCGGCGAGAAGTTCGTCCTGCCGGACCGCAACGCGGTGACGATGACCGCCCCGTTCATGCGGGCGTACACCGAACTGCTGGTCCGCACCTGTCACAAGCGCGGCGCGCACGCCATCGGCGGCATGGCGGCGTTCATCCCGTCCCGCAAGGACGCCGAGGTCAACAAGGTCGCCTTCGAGAAGGTCAAGGCCGACAAGGACCGCGAGGCGGGCGACGGCTTCGACGGCTCCTGGGTCGCCCACCCCGACCTGGTCCCGATCGCGATGGCCTCCTTCGACGCGGTGCTCGGCGAGAAGCCGAACCAGAAGGACCGACTGCGCGAGGACGTCTCGGTGGCCCCGGGCGAGCTCATCGCGATCGACTCCCTGGACGCGCGGCCGACGTACGAGGGCCTGCGCAACGCGGTCCAGGTCGGCATCCGCTACATCGAGGCGTGGCTGCGCGGCCTCGGCGCCGTCGGCATCTTCGGCCTGATGGAGGACGCGGCCACCGCCGAGATCTCGCGCTCGCAGATCTGGCAGTGGATCAACGCGGGCGTCGTCTTCGAGAACGGTGAGACGGCCACGGCCGAACTGACCCGCAGGATCGCGGCCGAGGAACTGGCCGCCATCCGCGCCGAGGTCGGCGAAGAGGCCTTCGCGGCCGGCAAGTGGAAGCAGGCCCACGACCTCCTCCTCCAGGTCTCCCTGGACGCGGACTACGCGGACTTCCTGACCCTCCCCGCCTACGACCAGCTGGTCGGCTGA
- a CDS encoding SRPBCC family protein: MARNRRLILSTPSEVWRLLSDGHRYGEWVTGTQQVLAADPHWPDVGARLKVRVGAGPLTLDDTCVVRRCEPQRRLELEARAEPFGAARIAMRLDPWGENTLFTLDWHPLRGPGTRMHGLPVDYIVAIRNGMMLTKLARIAVREHADARVTGRGP; encoded by the coding sequence GTGGCCCGCAACCGCCGCCTGATCCTGAGCACGCCGTCCGAGGTCTGGCGCCTGCTGTCCGACGGCCACCGCTACGGCGAATGGGTCACGGGAACCCAACAGGTCCTCGCCGCGGATCCGCACTGGCCCGACGTGGGGGCCCGGCTGAAGGTCCGGGTCGGCGCCGGCCCCCTCACCCTCGACGACACGTGCGTCGTCCGCCGGTGCGAACCGCAGCGCCGCCTGGAGCTGGAAGCCAGGGCGGAACCCTTCGGCGCGGCGCGCATCGCCATGCGCCTGGACCCCTGGGGCGAGAACACCCTCTTCACCCTGGACTGGCACCCGCTGCGGGGACCCGGCACCCGGATGCACGGCCTTCCCGTGGACTACATCGTCGCCATCCGCAACGGCATGATGCTGACGAAGCTCGCCAGGATCGCGGTCCGCGAGCACGCCGACGCGCGGGTCACCGGTCGGGGGCCGTGA
- a CDS encoding response regulator, giving the protein MTIRLLLADDHPVVRAGLRAVLDTEPDFAVVAEAATAERAVELAAADPVDVVLMDLQFGPGPGMHGSEATALITARPGAPRVLVLTTYDTDADILAAVEAGASGYLLKDAPPEELAAAVRTAAAGQSALAPAVALRLMDRMRTPAEALTKRELEVLQLVADGLSNQQISKRLFLSQATVKSHLVHIYAKLGVDSRTSAVAAAATRRLIRTP; this is encoded by the coding sequence GTGACCATCCGTCTCCTGCTCGCCGACGACCACCCGGTGGTCCGGGCCGGGCTGCGCGCGGTGCTGGACACCGAACCGGACTTCGCGGTGGTGGCCGAGGCGGCGACCGCCGAGCGGGCGGTGGAGCTGGCCGCGGCGGACCCGGTGGACGTGGTGCTGATGGACCTCCAGTTCGGTCCCGGGCCCGGTATGCACGGCTCCGAGGCGACGGCCCTGATCACCGCCCGCCCGGGCGCGCCCCGGGTGCTGGTGCTGACCACGTACGACACGGACGCGGACATCCTGGCGGCGGTGGAGGCGGGCGCCTCGGGCTATCTGCTCAAGGACGCCCCGCCGGAGGAGCTGGCGGCGGCCGTCCGGACGGCCGCGGCGGGCCAGTCGGCGCTGGCCCCGGCGGTGGCGCTGCGCCTGATGGACCGGATGCGGACCCCGGCGGAGGCGCTGACGAAGCGGGAGCTGGAGGTGCTTCAGCTGGTCGCGGACGGCCTGTCGAACCAGCAGATCTCCAAGAGGCTCTTCCTCAGCCAGGCCACGGTCAAGTCCCACCTGGTGCACATCTACGCCAAGCTCGGCGTCGACTCCCGCACCTCGGCGGTCGCGGCGGCCGCCACCCGCCGCCTGATCCGCACCCCGTAG
- a CDS encoding 8-oxoguanine deaminase: MAASAAHDSAARRIVIENCAIATVDANDTEYASGHIVIAGNRIESIGAGKAPENLDNVVRRIDGTGHLVTPGLVNTHHHFYQWITRGLATDHNLFNWLVALYPTWARIDEQMTYTAAQGSLAAMAKGGVTTAMDHHYVFPKGSGDLSGSIIRAASEMGVRFTLARGSMDRSEKDGGLPPDHAVETLEGALADTEATVKKFHDASFDSMTQVAVAPCSPFSVSTELLKQGAELARRLGVRMHTHGSETVEEEKFCHELFGMGPTDYFESTGWLGEDVWMAHSVHMNDSDIAAFARTKTGVAHCPSSNARLAAGIARVPDMLAAGVPVGLGVDGTASNESGELHTELRNALLINRLNPVHRERALNARQALRLGTYGGAQVLGRADNIGSLEVGKCADLVLWNLNTFLHSSIADPVTALVFGAAAPVTASFVNGKQIVENNRLLFADEDAIAVSTREEAQRLARISAQA, translated from the coding sequence ATGGCAGCATCGGCAGCCCATGACAGCGCCGCCCGGCGCATCGTCATCGAGAACTGTGCGATCGCGACCGTCGACGCGAACGACACCGAGTACGCCTCGGGTCACATCGTCATCGCCGGCAACCGGATCGAGTCCATCGGCGCGGGCAAGGCCCCCGAGAACCTCGACAACGTAGTCCGCCGCATCGACGGCACCGGGCACCTCGTGACCCCCGGTCTGGTCAACACCCACCACCACTTCTACCAGTGGATCACGCGTGGTCTGGCCACCGACCACAACCTCTTCAACTGGCTCGTCGCGCTGTACCCGACGTGGGCGCGCATCGACGAGCAGATGACGTACACGGCCGCGCAGGGCTCCCTCGCCGCGATGGCCAAGGGCGGTGTGACCACCGCGATGGACCACCACTACGTCTTCCCCAAGGGCTCCGGCGACCTGTCCGGCTCGATCATCCGCGCCGCGTCCGAGATGGGTGTCCGCTTCACCCTCGCCCGCGGTTCGATGGACCGCAGCGAGAAGGACGGCGGCCTGCCGCCGGACCACGCCGTCGAGACCCTCGAAGGCGCGCTCGCCGACACCGAGGCGACCGTCAAGAAGTTCCACGACGCCTCCTTCGACTCGATGACCCAGGTCGCCGTCGCCCCGTGCTCCCCCTTCTCGGTCTCCACCGAGCTGCTGAAGCAGGGTGCCGAGCTGGCCCGCCGCCTCGGTGTGCGCATGCACACGCACGGCAGCGAGACCGTCGAGGAGGAGAAGTTCTGCCACGAGCTCTTCGGCATGGGCCCGACCGACTACTTCGAGTCGACCGGCTGGCTCGGCGAGGACGTGTGGATGGCGCACAGCGTCCACATGAACGACTCCGACATCGCCGCGTTCGCCCGTACGAAGACCGGTGTCGCGCACTGCCCGTCCTCCAACGCCCGTCTGGCCGCCGGCATCGCCCGCGTCCCGGACATGCTCGCCGCCGGTGTCCCGGTCGGCCTCGGCGTGGACGGCACCGCCTCCAACGAGTCCGGTGAGCTGCACACCGAGCTGCGCAACGCGCTGCTGATCAACCGCCTGAACCCGGTCCACCGCGAGCGCGCCCTGAACGCGCGCCAGGCCCTGCGCCTCGGTACCTACGGCGGCGCCCAGGTCCTCGGCCGTGCCGACAACATCGGTTCGCTGGAGGTCGGCAAGTGTGCCGACCTGGTCCTGTGGAACCTGAACACCTTCCTGCACTCCTCGATCGCCGACCCGGTCACCGCGCTGGTCTTCGGTGCGGCGGCCCCGGTCACCGCGTCGTTCGTCAACGGCAAGCAGATCGTCGAGAACAACCGTCTCCTCTTCGCCGACGAGGACGCCATCGCCGTGTCCACCCGGGAAGAGGCCCAGCGCCTCGCGCGGATCTCCGCGCAGGCCTGA
- a CDS encoding nucleotidyltransferase family protein, with amino-acid sequence MPANNHAQTGPPLIAGLLLAAGGGRRLGGRPKALLPYRGRPLVENAVRVLREAGCGPVHVVLGASAAEVRERADLAGCVVVDNPDWAQGMGSSLRVGLTSLAGTGARAALVSLVDQPGIGPAAVARVLAAYRSPTSLVAAAYDGERGHPVLFGADRWADIAATATGDKGARVHLARHAGELMLVECADIAEAFDIDTPPDLARLL; translated from the coding sequence ATGCCAGCCAACAACCACGCACAGACCGGTCCACCCCTGATCGCGGGCCTGCTCCTGGCCGCCGGCGGTGGCCGCCGGCTCGGCGGCCGGCCCAAGGCCCTGCTCCCCTATCGCGGCCGCCCGCTGGTCGAGAACGCCGTACGGGTCCTGCGCGAGGCGGGCTGCGGCCCGGTGCACGTGGTGCTCGGCGCCTCCGCGGCCGAGGTGCGCGAGCGCGCGGACCTGGCCGGCTGCGTGGTCGTGGACAACCCGGACTGGGCGCAGGGGATGGGATCCTCGCTGCGGGTCGGCCTCACGTCCCTCGCCGGTACGGGCGCCCGCGCGGCCCTGGTCTCGCTGGTGGACCAGCCGGGCATCGGCCCGGCGGCGGTGGCGCGGGTACTGGCGGCGTACCGCTCCCCCACGAGCCTGGTGGCGGCGGCGTACGACGGGGAGCGCGGCCACCCGGTGCTGTTCGGCGCGGACCGCTGGGCCGACATCGCGGCGACGGCGACCGGCGACAAGGGCGCGCGGGTGCATCTTGCGCGACATGCCGGGGAGCTCATGCTGGTGGAGTGTGCGGACATCGCGGAGGCCTTCGACATCGACACGCCGCCCGACCTGGCACGACTCCTCTGA